Proteins encoded within one genomic window of Verrucomicrobiota bacterium:
- a CDS encoding succinate dehydrogenase/fumarate reductase iron-sulfur subunit — translation MNLTLRVWRQSGPDADGRFVDYEAKDINQHMSFLEMLDVVNDKLTLSGEEPIAFESDCREGICGTCDMVINGAPHGGYKGTTVCQLHMRFFKDGDTIVIEPWRAKAFPILKDLIVDRSAFDRIIQAGGFISVNTGSACDANAIPVPKEKADRAMDAAQCIGCGACVAACKNSSAMLFVGAKVTQLVQFPQGQVERERRVSAMVEQMDKEGFGNCSNTYSCEAACPKEITRDVIATLNREYARAMIKKII, via the coding sequence ATGAATCTGACCCTCAGAGTATGGAGACAGTCGGGTCCCGATGCCGACGGGCGTTTTGTGGACTACGAAGCTAAAGATATCAATCAACACATGTCCTTTCTGGAAATGCTTGATGTGGTCAATGATAAGTTGACCCTGAGCGGTGAAGAACCGATCGCCTTCGAGAGCGATTGCCGCGAAGGCATTTGCGGAACCTGTGATATGGTCATCAATGGAGCCCCCCACGGTGGCTACAAAGGAACGACTGTTTGCCAGCTCCACATGCGCTTTTTTAAAGATGGCGACACGATTGTCATCGAGCCATGGCGAGCCAAAGCATTCCCGATCTTAAAAGATTTGATCGTGGACCGTTCCGCCTTTGACCGGATTATCCAGGCCGGTGGTTTTATCTCGGTGAATACAGGATCTGCCTGTGACGCTAATGCGATTCCCGTGCCAAAGGAAAAAGCGGACCGCGCCATGGATGCCGCCCAGTGTATCGGGTGTGGTGCTTGTGTCGCTGCTTGTAAGAACTCCTCCGCGATGCTTTTTGTCGGGGCCAAAGTCACCCAGCTTGTCCAGTTCCCGCAAGGTCAGGTCGAACGCGAACGCCGCGTGAGCGCCATGGTCGAGCAAATGGACAAGGAAGGATTTGGGAACTGTAGTAATACCTACTCCTGCGAAGCTGCTTGTCCGAAAGAAATTACCCGAGACGTCATCGCGACCCTTAACCGTGAATATGCACGGGCAATGATCAAGAAAATCATCTAA
- a CDS encoding secondary thiamine-phosphate synthase enzyme YjbQ, with the protein MKSYRQELALDIPTRRAFINITPRVGEAVQKSGVKEGLCLVNAMHISASVFINDDERGLHQDFEKWLEYLAPEKPHAQYAHNGFEDNADAHLKRTIMGREVVVAITEGLLDFGPWEQIFYGEFDGKRRKRVLVKIIGE; encoded by the coding sequence ATGAAATCATACCGTCAGGAGTTAGCCCTGGATATCCCCACCCGCCGCGCTTTTATTAATATTACGCCCCGCGTGGGGGAAGCCGTCCAGAAAAGCGGGGTCAAGGAGGGCTTGTGCCTGGTCAATGCGATGCATATCAGTGCCAGCGTTTTTATCAATGACGACGAAAGAGGACTCCATCAGGACTTTGAAAAGTGGCTGGAGTATCTCGCCCCCGAAAAACCTCATGCCCAATACGCGCACAATGGTTTCGAAGACAATGCCGACGCCCACCTGAAACGCACCATCATGGGCCGGGAAGTCGTTGTCGCCATTACCGAGGGCCTCCTTGATTTCGGGCCGTGGGAACAAATCTTTTACGGGGAATTTGACGGGAAACGGCGCAAACGGGTTCTGGTCAAAATCATTGGGGAATAA
- a CDS encoding HAD family phosphatase, with protein MPVDSPSFAVIFDLDGVIVDSSRFHEESWDILATETGWTLPEGFFKKTFGMRNMNIIPLYLEPGAEESRVAALSRRKEEIFRELARGKVTLLPGVKKLAESLARDNVPMAVGSSTELENIRLVLDSTQIAPCFRAIVSSEDVTQGKPAPDCFLMAAGKLMCTPANCVVIEDAQVGIDAARAAGMACLALATTHPGHTLSRYSRLAPNLEEITPEDLRELVIQKPLS; from the coding sequence ATGCCGGTGGACTCACCCTCATTTGCCGTGATTTTCGACTTGGACGGGGTGATCGTCGATTCATCCCGTTTCCATGAAGAAAGCTGGGATATCCTAGCCACGGAGACCGGATGGACTTTGCCGGAAGGTTTTTTTAAAAAAACTTTCGGGATGCGGAATATGAATATTATTCCCCTTTACCTCGAACCCGGCGCGGAGGAATCCCGGGTCGCCGCCCTTTCCCGCCGCAAAGAGGAGATCTTCCGCGAATTGGCCCGGGGGAAAGTCACCCTATTACCGGGGGTCAAAAAGCTTGCGGAGTCTCTGGCCCGTGACAATGTCCCGATGGCGGTGGGTTCATCCACCGAGCTTGAGAATATACGGCTGGTGCTTGATTCCACGCAAATTGCCCCTTGTTTCCGGGCAATCGTCAGTAGTGAGGATGTGACCCAGGGCAAACCCGCACCGGACTGTTTTCTCATGGCCGCGGGGAAACTCATGTGTACCCCCGCAAATTGCGTGGTCATCGAGGATGCTCAGGTCGGCATCGATGCCGCACGGGCGGCAGGGATGGCTTGCCTAGCCCTCGCGACGACCCATCCGGGCCATACTCTCTCCCGATATTCACGCTTAGCTCCAAATCTTGAAGAGATTACTCCCGAGGATTTACGTGAATTAGTGATTCAAAAACCACTGTCTTAA
- the glgP gene encoding alpha-glucan family phosphorylase — MKSPLAFSVIPQIPARLEALREIAYNLWWTWTPEASELFRDLEPELWVNYHHNPAQILRYIPQARLLEAANDAQFVERLDVLKKRLDAYLGRKDRWYAKNHDDKQDLLVGYFSAEFGIHEALPIYSGGLGILAGDHCKSASDLGLPFVACGILYRTGYFKQRITKDGWQQSDSIVWNFYELPITEVLDSKGKPVKVSVRITDRNVWIKVWRATVGNICIYLLDTDVKENNEEDRKITYQLYGGDHEMRLKQEIVLGIGGVRALQASGLNPTVFHMNEGHAAFLGLERIRQFHKNNGLTFHEALQVVAASNIFTTHTPVAAGNDAFAVDLVLRYFSEFLVDLGVDFDAMMKLGRPWHGTGQDPFSMTILGLRLSRQANGVSALHGEVSRGMWQCVWPGVPQHEIPITSITNGVHTQTWMSPEFRRILEHYLGVIWEDNVEDLKAWAKVEDIPDDEIWKTHNARKIKLIEKVRSRVQNQRLREAYPPEEIAAARDLLAPDVLTIGFARRFATYKRATLLFKDIARLKAIVNNPTRPVQLVFAGKSHPADDPGKRFLQQVYKMAETPDFKGKVIFVEDYDIDLARYLVSGVDVWLNTPIRPLEASGTSGQKGPINGGINCSILDGWWCEGYNGNNGWAINPGVTATDPATQDEFDAHSLYSIIEHEIVPHYYDRDSNGTPHKWIHLMKASMKSVSPEFSTFRMVQDYCNRLYTVAYVNSGRIKADGFKVAKELSPWKEMIRNTWCQVQVAEVIWDSKVHHLQVGQEFEVKARVNLGPLKPSDVTTEAYIESDTNHSQPYGVALQVIEDLGSGSYLFGGTVKPQDSGSFHFNVRVIPYHPGLVQKNELRLTAWCEAF, encoded by the coding sequence ATGAAGTCACCACTCGCCTTTTCAGTTATCCCTCAAATCCCCGCCCGTCTCGAAGCCCTCAGGGAAATAGCCTATAACCTCTGGTGGACCTGGACGCCGGAAGCCAGCGAACTTTTCCGTGATCTGGAACCTGAACTCTGGGTTAATTACCATCATAATCCGGCCCAAATCCTACGCTACATTCCCCAAGCCCGCCTTTTGGAAGCCGCCAATGACGCGCAATTTGTCGAACGCTTGGATGTCCTGAAAAAACGCCTCGACGCCTATCTCGGGCGTAAGGACCGCTGGTATGCCAAAAACCACGACGACAAACAGGATTTACTCGTCGGTTATTTCTCGGCGGAATTCGGCATTCACGAGGCCCTGCCGATTTACTCCGGCGGCTTAGGAATCTTAGCCGGCGACCATTGTAAAAGCGCTTCCGACCTCGGGCTGCCCTTCGTCGCGTGCGGGATCCTCTACCGGACCGGATATTTCAAACAACGCATCACTAAAGACGGCTGGCAACAATCCGACTCGATCGTCTGGAATTTCTACGAATTACCCATCACCGAGGTGCTCGACAGTAAGGGCAAACCCGTCAAAGTCTCCGTGCGTATCACCGACCGGAATGTCTGGATCAAAGTCTGGCGGGCGACAGTCGGGAATATCTGCATCTATCTCCTCGACACCGATGTAAAAGAAAATAATGAGGAAGACCGCAAGATCACCTACCAGCTCTACGGTGGGGACCACGAAATGCGGCTCAAACAGGAAATCGTCCTCGGCATCGGGGGTGTCCGCGCCTTGCAGGCGTCAGGGCTGAATCCCACCGTTTTCCACATGAATGAAGGCCATGCCGCATTCCTGGGTCTCGAACGCATCCGCCAATTCCACAAGAATAACGGGCTAACTTTCCACGAGGCCCTGCAAGTCGTGGCCGCCTCGAATATATTCACGACCCATACACCCGTGGCGGCGGGTAATGACGCTTTTGCCGTGGATCTAGTGCTCCGATATTTTTCCGAATTCCTCGTGGACCTCGGGGTGGATTTCGATGCGATGATGAAGCTCGGCCGCCCATGGCACGGGACCGGCCAGGATCCCTTCAGCATGACGATCTTGGGCTTGCGCCTCTCGCGTCAGGCTAACGGGGTGAGCGCACTACACGGCGAGGTCTCCCGCGGCATGTGGCAATGTGTCTGGCCGGGAGTGCCCCAACACGAGATCCCCATTACCAGTATCACCAATGGTGTCCACACCCAGACCTGGATGAGTCCGGAATTCCGCCGCATCCTCGAGCATTATCTCGGTGTGATTTGGGAAGATAATGTCGAAGACCTCAAGGCATGGGCAAAAGTCGAGGATATCCCCGACGACGAAATCTGGAAAACCCACAACGCCCGCAAAATCAAACTCATCGAGAAGGTCCGCTCCCGCGTGCAGAATCAACGCCTCCGCGAAGCTTACCCACCCGAAGAAATCGCCGCCGCGCGCGATTTGCTCGCTCCTGATGTACTCACGATCGGATTTGCCCGCCGTTTTGCCACGTATAAACGGGCGACCCTCCTTTTTAAGGATATCGCGCGGCTCAAAGCCATCGTGAATAATCCCACTCGGCCCGTGCAGCTTGTTTTTGCCGGGAAATCCCATCCTGCGGATGATCCGGGTAAACGTTTCCTCCAACAGGTCTATAAAATGGCGGAAACCCCGGACTTTAAAGGCAAGGTGATCTTCGTGGAAGATTACGACATCGATCTCGCCCGTTACCTGGTCTCCGGTGTGGACGTGTGGCTGAATACCCCGATCCGCCCGCTCGAGGCCAGCGGCACCAGTGGCCAAAAAGGACCGATTAATGGCGGTATTAACTGCTCCATCCTCGACGGTTGGTGGTGTGAAGGCTACAACGGAAATAATGGCTGGGCCATTAACCCCGGCGTGACAGCCACTGATCCGGCCACTCAGGATGAATTCGACGCGCACTCGCTCTACAGCATTATCGAGCATGAAATCGTCCCCCATTATTATGATCGTGACAGCAATGGCACACCGCATAAATGGATCCATCTGATGAAAGCCTCCATGAAATCCGTCTCCCCGGAATTTAGCACTTTCCGCATGGTCCAGGATTATTGTAACCGCCTCTATACCGTCGCCTACGTCAACAGCGGCCGTATCAAAGCCGATGGATTCAAAGTCGCCAAGGAACTCTCCCCATGGAAAGAAATGATCCGTAATACCTGGTGCCAAGTCCAAGTCGCCGAAGTCATCTGGGACAGCAAAGTCCACCATCTCCAAGTCGGCCAGGAATTCGAGGTCAAAGCCCGGGTAAATCTCGGGCCGCTCAAACCATCGGATGTGACCACTGAGGCCTATATCGAAAGCGATACGAATCATTCCCAGCCGTACGGTGTCGCCCTACAGGTCATTGAAGATTTGGGGAGCGGGTCTTATCTCTTCGGGGGTACAGTCAAACCCCAGGACAGTGGCAGTTTCCACTTTAATGTCCGTGTGATTCCTTATCATCCTGGGCTGGTGCAGAAAAATGAATTACGCCTGACCGCGTGGTGCGAGGCCTTTTAA
- a CDS encoding fumarate reductase/succinate dehydrogenase flavoprotein subunit, protein MILDSKCPTGPLAQRWSKRKAEYKLVNPSNKRKYEVIIVGTGLAGASAAASLGELGYNIKSFTFHDSPRRAHSIAAQGGINAAKNYRNDGDSVQRLFYDTVKGGDFRARESNVYRLAEVSVNIIDQCVAQGVPFAREYGGLLDNRSFGGAQVSRTFYARGQTGQQLLLGAYSALSRQIGAGTVKCHTMHEMLDLVIVDGQAKGIITRNLVTGKIERHSADAIVLATGGYGNAYYLATYARNCNVSATFRAHKRGALFANPCFVQIHPTCIPVTGDYQSKLTLMSESLRNDGRVWVSKKVGDKRAPEDISDEDRDYFLERMYPSFGNLAPRDISSRAAKKVCDEGRGVGESGLGVYLDFRDAIKRLGEDMIRERYGNLFDMYERITGENAYKQPMRIYPAVHYTMGGLWVDYDLMSNVSGLFVTGEANFSDHGANRLGASALMQGLADGYFVLPYTLGNYLASQKPGSRPSIDAPEFIQAEDEVKAQIEKLLSIKGKRTVRDFHKEIGHVLWNHCGMARTHEGLKEALSKIPAIREEFWKNVDVPGSGDDLNQSLEYAGRVADYIEFAEMLCHDALEREESCGSHFREEYQEEGECKRNDEKYAYVAAWEFKGVGVKPELHKEDIKYDEVHMSTRSYK, encoded by the coding sequence ATGATCCTAGATTCCAAATGTCCGACAGGGCCGCTTGCCCAGAGATGGTCAAAGCGGAAAGCTGAGTATAAACTCGTTAATCCCTCAAATAAGCGCAAGTACGAGGTGATCATTGTGGGGACCGGATTGGCCGGTGCTTCGGCTGCCGCTTCGCTGGGTGAGCTCGGGTACAATATTAAATCTTTCACTTTCCACGACAGCCCACGTCGCGCCCACTCGATTGCAGCCCAAGGAGGGATCAATGCCGCGAAAAATTACCGTAATGACGGAGACAGCGTGCAGCGCCTATTTTATGACACGGTCAAAGGGGGAGATTTCCGCGCCCGTGAATCAAATGTTTACCGCCTCGCTGAGGTCAGCGTAAACATTATCGACCAGTGTGTCGCCCAGGGTGTGCCATTCGCTCGTGAATACGGTGGGTTGCTCGATAACCGCTCTTTCGGTGGTGCTCAGGTCTCCCGTACATTTTATGCCCGCGGCCAAACAGGTCAACAGCTTCTGCTCGGTGCTTACTCGGCACTCAGCCGCCAGATCGGCGCAGGAACAGTCAAATGCCACACGATGCATGAAATGCTCGACCTCGTAATCGTCGATGGTCAGGCCAAAGGCATCATCACCCGGAACCTCGTCACGGGCAAAATCGAACGCCACAGTGCCGATGCCATCGTACTCGCCACCGGTGGTTACGGGAATGCTTATTACCTCGCGACCTATGCGAGGAATTGTAATGTCTCGGCTACCTTCCGCGCCCATAAACGCGGGGCCTTATTTGCAAACCCCTGTTTTGTCCAGATCCACCCGACCTGTATCCCGGTCACCGGTGACTACCAGTCAAAGCTGACTTTGATGTCCGAGTCCCTCCGTAATGACGGACGCGTCTGGGTATCCAAAAAAGTCGGTGACAAACGCGCCCCAGAAGATATTTCCGACGAAGACCGGGATTATTTCCTGGAACGTATGTATCCAAGCTTTGGGAACCTCGCTCCCCGTGACATCTCCTCACGTGCCGCCAAAAAAGTGTGTGATGAAGGCCGTGGGGTCGGGGAAAGCGGACTGGGTGTTTACCTCGATTTCCGCGATGCGATCAAACGCCTCGGTGAAGACATGATCCGGGAACGTTACGGTAACCTTTTCGATATGTACGAACGGATCACCGGTGAAAACGCATATAAACAACCGATGCGGATTTACCCGGCCGTCCACTATACCATGGGTGGACTCTGGGTTGATTATGATCTCATGAGTAATGTCTCCGGCCTTTTTGTCACTGGTGAAGCAAATTTCTCGGACCACGGCGCCAACCGCCTCGGGGCCAGTGCCCTTATGCAAGGGTTGGCTGATGGATATTTTGTCCTGCCTTATACCTTGGGTAATTACCTCGCCTCACAAAAACCCGGCAGTCGTCCTTCTATTGACGCCCCGGAATTCATTCAAGCCGAGGATGAGGTCAAAGCCCAGATTGAAAAACTCCTTTCGATCAAAGGCAAACGCACGGTCCGCGATTTCCACAAGGAAATCGGACATGTCCTCTGGAATCACTGCGGCATGGCCCGCACACACGAAGGTCTCAAGGAGGCCTTGTCAAAGATTCCCGCCATCCGTGAGGAATTCTGGAAGAATGTCGATGTGCCCGGTTCCGGCGATGACCTAAATCAATCACTTGAATACGCCGGACGCGTGGCTGACTATATCGAGTTTGCCGAAATGCTTTGTCACGATGCACTGGAACGCGAAGAGTCCTGCGGATCCCATTTCCGCGAGGAATACCAGGAAGAAGGCGAATGCAAACGTAATGACGAAAAATATGCTTACGTTGCCGCTTGGGAATTCAAAGGGGTCGGTGTGAAACCCGAACTCCATAAAGAAGATATTAAATACGACGAAGTTCACATGTCGACAAGGAGCTACAAATAA
- the hemB gene encoding porphobilinogen synthase, translating to MSDASQIDLHRRPRRNRFSPAIRALTTETSLGINDLICPLFVKDGNDAPSEVVSMPGVFRYNIPDLVNEAGQLAALGIKAIAIFPYTNPSLKTPRGEEALNPGGLIPRAVQAIKKHFPGLLVITDVALDPYTGHGHDGVLNEQGYVDNDLTVKILGEMAVLLAQAGADVVAPSDMMDGRVRAIRKSLDREGLVNTAILAYSVKFASAFYGPFRDAVGSAQAAGTHLLDKKTYQMNPANRREALLEAQLDEEEGADILMVKPAGPYLDIIREVRNQTTLPIAAYQVSGEYAQIHAAARLGWLDLELTAFESLLSIKRAGADMVLTYFSKQIAQKIRG from the coding sequence ATGTCCGATGCCAGTCAAATTGATTTACACCGGCGCCCGAGGCGCAACCGGTTTAGTCCCGCGATCCGGGCTTTAACCACGGAAACTTCCCTTGGAATCAATGACTTGATCTGCCCGCTCTTTGTAAAAGACGGGAATGACGCACCCTCCGAGGTCGTTTCCATGCCCGGGGTCTTCCGCTACAATATCCCTGACCTTGTCAATGAAGCCGGGCAATTAGCAGCCCTTGGCATTAAAGCCATTGCGATTTTTCCTTATACAAATCCATCCCTAAAAACCCCCCGTGGCGAGGAAGCCCTTAATCCCGGGGGATTAATCCCGCGTGCGGTTCAAGCCATAAAAAAGCATTTCCCCGGTCTCCTTGTGATTACCGATGTCGCCCTCGACCCGTACACGGGGCACGGCCATGACGGAGTACTCAATGAGCAAGGTTATGTCGATAATGACCTCACGGTGAAAATCCTCGGGGAAATGGCCGTCCTGCTGGCCCAGGCCGGGGCTGACGTGGTCGCTCCCTCGGATATGATGGATGGGCGTGTGCGGGCCATCCGCAAAAGCCTCGACCGGGAGGGATTGGTTAATACGGCTATCCTTGCTTATTCGGTGAAATTCGCCTCCGCTTTCTACGGGCCATTCCGTGATGCTGTCGGCAGTGCCCAAGCGGCAGGCACACACCTGCTCGATAAAAAGACTTACCAGATGAATCCCGCCAACCGCCGTGAAGCACTCCTCGAAGCTCAGCTCGATGAAGAAGAAGGCGCTGACATACTCATGGTCAAACCCGCAGGGCCTTATCTCGATATCATCCGGGAGGTCCGTAACCAGACGACCCTTCCGATCGCGGCTTACCAAGTGTCGGGTGAATATGCCCAGATCCATGCCGCGGCAAGATTAGGCTGGCTTGATTTGGAACTCACGGCGTTCGAGTCGCTTCTATCGATTAAAAGGGCCGGGGCGGATATGGTGCTGACTTATTTTTCCAAACAAATTGCGCAAAAAATCCGGGGTTAA
- a CDS encoding UvrB/UvrC motif-containing protein, whose translation MSENRPPGCENCKNPCTIHLTQIVDGVMHKVDLCANCPNAKNVDDPTGFSIADQLLGLGAGEEMGAGKGDLVCPTCGFTQSDFKKLGRLGCADCYETFEEGLSTLLRNMHRGIEHKGKAPAKLRERLELANKLDTLKKDLGEAIKEERYEAAADIRDKISKLQTQIGA comes from the coding sequence ATGAGTGAAAACCGTCCACCGGGCTGTGAGAATTGTAAAAATCCGTGCACGATCCATCTGACACAAATCGTCGATGGGGTCATGCACAAGGTGGATCTGTGTGCAAATTGCCCAAATGCCAAAAATGTGGATGACCCTACCGGGTTCTCAATAGCCGACCAGCTCTTAGGTCTGGGTGCGGGTGAGGAGATGGGTGCGGGCAAAGGTGATCTTGTCTGCCCGACCTGCGGATTCACCCAGTCGGACTTTAAAAAACTCGGGCGTTTGGGTTGTGCCGATTGTTACGAGACTTTCGAGGAAGGTCTCAGCACACTCCTGCGCAATATGCACCGGGGAATCGAACACAAAGGCAAAGCCCCGGCCAAACTCCGGGAGAGATTGGAGCTGGCCAACAAACTCGACACCCTGAAAAAAGATCTGGGTGAAGCGATTAAAGAAGAGCGCTATGAGGCCGCTGCCGATATCCGTGATAAAATCTCCAAGCTCCAAACACAAATCGGGGCATAA
- the ribH gene encoding 6,7-dimethyl-8-ribityllumazine synthase, translating to MLKKNTTPDLPDARHLRFAIITSIYNAEYVDSMLDAAKTLLEKAGAKKIDIVRVPGAFEIPVAAAICARSGKYDAVINLGLIFMGETYHAEHIGTAISQGLMQIALETEVPQIHEVLVCKTPAQAKIRCLNPKFNKGREAAFAAVQIARTVKGL from the coding sequence ATGCTCAAGAAAAACACCACTCCCGACCTGCCTGATGCGCGCCATTTGCGTTTTGCCATTATCACCAGTATTTATAATGCTGAATATGTCGACAGCATGCTTGATGCGGCAAAAACCTTACTGGAAAAAGCCGGCGCCAAAAAAATCGATATTGTCCGGGTGCCGGGGGCCTTCGAGATTCCTGTCGCCGCCGCCATTTGTGCGCGTTCCGGCAAGTACGATGCTGTGATTAATTTAGGCCTGATATTTATGGGCGAGACTTATCATGCGGAGCATATCGGCACCGCCATTTCCCAAGGCCTGATGCAAATCGCCCTGGAGACCGAGGTCCCTCAGATCCATGAGGTGCTCGTGTGTAAAACACCGGCCCAAGCCAAAATACGTTGCCTAAATCCGAAATTTAACAAAGGCCGTGAAGCCGCCTTTGCCGCCGTGCAAATTGCGCGGACCGTAAAAGGGCTTTGA